The following coding sequences are from one Virgibacillus necropolis window:
- the holB gene encoding DNA polymerase III subunit delta', producing MNTWSEIAEIQPLTSKILTNSIQKSRISHAYLIQGERGTGKEAIARLLAKVLFCENVIDRDPCNNCLTCKRIDSGNHPDIHWVEPDGLSIKKEQIDELQKEFKYSGLESAKKVYIIKDADTLTTNAANRILKFLEEPNIETTAVMLTENSQSILSTIRSRCQILDLQPLNPVQFQKQLLDSGVTEGNGALVAALTNNLDEAIKLSEDEWFAQARKLVVQLVEMFIVKPDEVYLSIHNQWLVHFKERSQLEQGLDLLLLAFKDILYYHIEYEALVLYYKQDEGLEKAALFFSQPKLLSILQSILQAKRKLKQNVHPTLVMEQLTLHIQR from the coding sequence ATGAATACATGGTCAGAAATAGCTGAAATTCAGCCTTTGACAAGCAAGATATTGACAAATAGTATACAGAAAAGCCGGATTTCCCATGCCTACTTAATTCAAGGAGAACGTGGTACGGGAAAAGAAGCGATTGCACGGTTACTTGCAAAGGTTTTGTTTTGTGAAAATGTAATTGATAGAGACCCTTGTAATAACTGTCTGACATGTAAACGAATTGACTCTGGAAATCATCCAGATATTCATTGGGTTGAACCTGATGGCTTATCGATTAAAAAAGAACAAATTGACGAGCTCCAAAAAGAGTTTAAATACAGCGGACTTGAATCGGCAAAGAAAGTATATATCATAAAAGATGCTGATACATTAACTACAAATGCTGCAAACCGTATCTTGAAGTTCTTAGAAGAACCTAATATAGAAACGACTGCCGTCATGCTTACGGAAAACAGTCAATCTATTCTATCAACCATTCGTTCTCGTTGTCAGATCCTTGATTTACAGCCATTAAATCCTGTACAATTTCAAAAACAATTGCTAGATTCTGGAGTAACTGAAGGTAATGGAGCCCTTGTTGCTGCTTTAACGAATAATTTAGATGAAGCAATCAAGTTAAGTGAGGATGAGTGGTTTGCACAGGCTAGAAAATTAGTGGTACAATTGGTAGAAATGTTTATCGTAAAGCCTGATGAAGTATACTTATCTATTCATAATCAGTGGCTAGTCCACTTTAAAGAGAGAAGTCAACTAGAACAAGGGCTAGACTTACTGCTGTTAGCATTCAAGGATATTCTTTATTACCATATAGAATATGAGGCATTGGTGCTATACTATAAACAGGATGAGGGTTTGGAGAAAGCAGCGTTGTTTTTTTCGCAACCAAAACTACTTTCTATTCTACAAAGCATCCTTCAGGCAAAACGAAAGTTAAAGCAGAATGTTCATCCCACACTAGTGATGGAACAGCTTACACTTCATATACAGAGGTGA
- a CDS encoding YaaR family protein — MKISHDLRSQLDATNNQTRSAFEGKQSFDGLVQTQSHKLKAQELQMLMKSITVQGERLARFRSFKDLVKFKRMVKGFLQETVYNGLDLKQSHSFGLGSRNQKLSIVKEIDERLIELTEELMNLEKKSIDLLGLIGEIKGLLINLYT; from the coding sequence ATGAAAATTAGTCATGATCTCCGTTCACAATTAGACGCAACAAATAACCAAACACGATCAGCATTCGAAGGTAAGCAATCATTTGATGGGCTGGTGCAAACACAGTCGCATAAGCTCAAGGCACAAGAGCTTCAAATGTTGATGAAAAGTATCACTGTTCAGGGTGAAAGGCTAGCACGGTTTCGTTCATTTAAAGATCTTGTGAAATTCAAGCGGATGGTAAAAGGGTTTCTTCAAGAAACAGTTTATAATGGACTAGATTTAAAGCAGTCACATAGCTTTGGGTTAGGAAGTCGTAATCAGAAGCTATCGATTGTCAAGGAAATTGATGAAAGGCTAATCGAATTGACAGAAGAACTGATGAATCTAGAAAAGAAATCGATTGATCTGCTTGGGTTAATTGGAGAGATTAAAGGTCTATTAATTAATTTATATACGTAA
- a CDS encoding cyclic-di-AMP receptor gives MKLIIAVVQDKDSNRLSDALGDENFKTTKLATTGGFLKEGNTTLMIGCQDEYLDEALDIIRDNCSQREQMVAPISPMGGNADSYIPKPVQVEVGGATVFILPIESFFQF, from the coding sequence ATGAAGCTAATCATTGCAGTTGTTCAGGATAAGGATTCCAATCGATTGAGTGATGCTTTAGGTGATGAGAATTTTAAAACGACTAAACTTGCAACAACTGGTGGTTTTTTAAAGGAAGGAAATACCACACTTATGATTGGTTGCCAGGATGAATATTTAGATGAAGCATTAGATATAATCCGGGATAATTGCTCACAACGGGAACAAATGGTAGCGCCTATCTCACCAATGGGCGGTAATGCTGATTCGTATATTCCGAAACCAGTACAAGTTGAGGTCGGTGGAGCAACCGTGTTTATTTTACCAATAGAATCATTCTTCCAGTTTTAA
- the tmk gene encoding dTMP kinase → MSGYFITLEGGEGAGKTSVLQLLEQTLLEKGFDVLATREPGGIEIAEKIRHIILDPVHTAMDSRTEALLYAAARRQHLMEKVLPALEQGKIVLCDRFIDSSLAYQGYARGLGIDEVFAINQFAIQNCMPDLTLFFDIEPKKGLERIIANKDREKNRLDLEELHFHEQVYKAYHLLVKKFPKRIQIIDAEQSLEQVNIQVMKKIERFIQFKDYKI, encoded by the coding sequence GTGAGTGGATATTTTATTACGCTTGAAGGTGGAGAAGGCGCTGGTAAAACATCCGTTCTTCAATTACTGGAACAAACTCTTTTGGAAAAAGGTTTTGATGTTTTAGCAACCCGCGAGCCAGGTGGGATTGAAATAGCAGAGAAAATCAGACATATTATTTTGGATCCGGTACATACCGCAATGGATTCACGGACAGAGGCATTGTTGTACGCTGCTGCTAGAAGACAGCATTTAATGGAGAAGGTTTTACCTGCATTAGAACAAGGAAAAATTGTTTTGTGTGATCGATTTATTGATAGTAGTTTAGCTTATCAAGGTTATGCAAGAGGTCTTGGTATCGATGAGGTGTTCGCAATCAACCAATTTGCTATTCAAAATTGTATGCCTGATTTAACATTATTTTTTGATATTGAACCAAAAAAGGGATTAGAGCGTATCATCGCGAATAAAGATAGAGAGAAGAACCGTTTAGATTTAGAGGAACTTCATTTTCATGAACAAGTATATAAAGCCTATCATTTACTCGTGAAAAAGTTTCCTAAACGGATTCAAATTATTGATGCAGAACAGTCATTGGAGCAGGTAAACATACAGGTTATGAAAAAAATTGAACGTTTTATTCAGTTTAAGGATTATAAAATATAA
- a CDS encoding aminotransferase class I/II-fold pyridoxal phosphate-dependent enzyme translates to MKRNHTETPLYKQLEDITNRKRISFHVPGHKNGTLFPEYAKNFFNAILTIDMTELTGLDDLHAPSGVIAEAEAFAADYFGADHTFFLVGGSTAGNLAMILAVCSYGDTMIVQRNSHKSVINGLELAGARPIFVAPKYDETVDRYTNPNFESMKHAIDTHPDAKGIVLTYPDYFGKTYDIKEMIDYAHAHGIPVLVDEAHGVHFSLGEYFPPSALDIGADMVVQSAHKMAPSMTMGSYLHMRTSFISKRYLHHYLQMIQSSSPSYPLMASLDVARSFLATTSKEDIDGIDNSVKEVRSILSENNLWDVLPLSKQDDPLKITLHMKMGMSGFAVAKTFEEQGIYPELATHNQILLIHGLGVFQEKNYLRNSLKIMKEQLKIISNHATIDVGKLFPNPIEALVMDYRQMDKLPTFRVSLEKAVGKIAAEAVIPYPPGIPFILKGERISAQHVALLTELIRQGARIQIDDIDKGIHIYKGE, encoded by the coding sequence ATGAAACGAAATCATACAGAGACACCGCTTTACAAACAGCTAGAAGATATTACGAACAGGAAGCGAATTTCGTTTCATGTCCCAGGTCATAAAAATGGGACGTTATTTCCCGAATACGCTAAAAATTTTTTTAACGCGATACTAACCATTGACATGACTGAATTAACTGGGTTAGACGATTTACATGCGCCAAGTGGAGTAATTGCCGAGGCCGAGGCATTCGCAGCTGATTACTTTGGTGCTGACCATACGTTTTTCTTGGTAGGGGGTAGTACTGCTGGAAATTTAGCGATGATTTTAGCAGTTTGTTCTTATGGAGATACAATGATCGTTCAACGTAATAGTCATAAATCGGTGATTAATGGTTTAGAGTTGGCGGGTGCGCGGCCCATATTTGTTGCACCTAAATATGATGAAACCGTGGATCGCTATACAAATCCAAATTTTGAGTCTATGAAACATGCAATTGATACTCATCCAGATGCAAAGGGAATCGTTTTGACCTATCCTGATTACTTTGGAAAAACGTATGATATCAAGGAAATGATTGATTATGCCCATGCGCACGGCATACCGGTATTAGTTGATGAAGCACATGGTGTTCATTTTTCGTTAGGGGAATACTTTCCACCATCGGCATTAGACATAGGCGCTGATATGGTCGTTCAATCTGCACATAAAATGGCTCCAAGTATGACAATGGGCTCTTACCTACATATGAGAACCTCATTTATTTCGAAGCGGTATCTCCATCATTATTTACAGATGATCCAATCTAGTAGCCCATCCTATCCACTCATGGCTTCACTTGATGTCGCTCGTTCGTTTCTAGCTACAACAAGTAAAGAGGATATAGATGGTATTGATAACAGTGTAAAAGAAGTGCGTTCAATTCTTTCTGAAAACAATTTGTGGGATGTTTTACCGTTGTCAAAACAGGATGATCCTTTAAAAATTACCTTACATATGAAAATGGGAATGTCAGGATTTGCTGTTGCAAAAACTTTTGAGGAGCAAGGTATCTATCCAGAGCTTGCAACTCATAACCAAATTTTATTGATTCATGGACTTGGAGTTTTTCAGGAAAAGAATTATTTACGAAATTCGTTAAAAATAATGAAGGAACAATTAAAAATAATAAGCAACCATGCTACAATAGATGTAGGAAAGCTTTTTCCAAATCCTATAGAAGCATTAGTAATGGATTACAGGCAAATGGATAAATTACCAACTTTCCGAGTATCGCTAGAAAAAGCAGTTGGAAAAATCGCTGCCGAAGCTGTTATTCCATACCCCCCAGGAATTCCTTTTATTTTGAAAGGGGAACGGATTAGCGCCCAGCATGTAGCGCTACTAACAGAACTTATCAGGCAGGGTGCTAGGATACAAATCGATGATATAGATAAGGGAATTCATATATATAAAGGGGAATAA
- a CDS encoding cation diffusion facilitator family transporter — protein MKEFFGLLKKGSRSALWASIINAVLAVIKGITFFITGNVAMFAELMHSIGDSANQLFVFIGSALSKKAPTDRFPGGFARLVNLVLLGAVLIVGILAYETIVKGIHHIMEPPGSGSWFWLNISVLGIAVVLESFVLFKAMKEITGDLGKDIKGFSIVTESFKNVGDAKPATKLVFLEDLVATVGALIAMIAIVIGTYTPFIQAEGYASVIIGLMLFYVVGRIFLDNAAGILGVSDEDMEKKIGDLVFEEPDIKDIRTLMVIREGDELHVELKVELDPNKTVGEADKIRDNIEKKILNEKGVTEVIIESDVDDHVQSWNNPKTSK, from the coding sequence ATGAAAGAGTTTTTTGGTTTATTAAAAAAGGGTAGCAGGTCTGCTCTATGGGCGAGTATAATTAACGCAGTATTAGCTGTAATAAAAGGTATTACCTTTTTTATCACAGGAAATGTAGCAATGTTTGCTGAATTAATGCATAGTATTGGAGATTCAGCCAACCAACTTTTTGTATTCATTGGATCAGCTTTAAGTAAAAAGGCCCCTACCGATCGTTTTCCAGGAGGCTTTGCACGGTTGGTAAACTTGGTCTTACTTGGTGCTGTATTGATTGTCGGGATTTTAGCTTACGAAACGATCGTAAAAGGCATTCATCATATCATGGAACCACCTGGATCTGGGTCGTGGTTCTGGCTGAACATATCTGTTTTAGGCATTGCAGTAGTGCTGGAGTCTTTCGTTCTGTTCAAAGCGATGAAGGAGATAACAGGGGACTTGGGAAAAGATATAAAAGGATTTAGTATTGTGACAGAGAGTTTTAAGAACGTGGGAGATGCAAAGCCAGCAACAAAGCTTGTATTTTTAGAGGACCTTGTTGCAACAGTCGGTGCGTTAATCGCCATGATAGCTATTGTCATTGGTACATATACTCCATTTATTCAAGCCGAGGGATATGCTTCTGTTATTATCGGGCTTATGTTGTTCTATGTGGTAGGGCGCATTTTCCTTGACAATGCCGCCGGAATTTTAGGTGTTTCGGATGAGGATATGGAAAAGAAGATAGGTGATCTTGTTTTTGAAGAACCTGATATTAAAGACATAAGGACATTAATGGTTATTAGAGAAGGCGATGAACTGCATGTTGAATTAAAGGTAGAATTAGACCCTAATAAGACGGTAGGGGAAGCCGATAAAATACGTGATAATATTGAAAAGAAGATTTTAAACGAAAAAGGTGTAACGGAAGTGATCATTGAATCTGATGTAGATGATCATGTTCAGAGTTGGAATAATCCAAAAACCAGCAAGTAA
- a CDS encoding sigma factor G inhibitor Gin encodes MKTTVAMECCGICEEEKERGIHLYTLFICCECEKNIIHTEPREEKYNYYLQKLKNMNQPRLYS; translated from the coding sequence ATGAAAACGACAGTTGCAATGGAATGCTGCGGCATTTGTGAAGAAGAGAAAGAAAGAGGAATTCATTTATACACACTTTTTATTTGTTGTGAATGTGAAAAAAACATCATTCATACCGAGCCAAGAGAAGAAAAGTACAATTACTACCTACAAAAATTAAAAAATATGAATCAACCAAGGTTATATTCATAG
- a CDS encoding pro-sigmaK processing inhibitor BofA family protein, with amino-acid sequence MSSMIVISILVAMIVLVLFVGAPIKPMRLVGQGVVKLAIGVLFLFFLNVFGGAIGLHVPINLFTTAIAGFLGVFGLASLTAIHIFLIV; translated from the coding sequence TTGAGTTCGATGATAGTTATTTCTATACTAGTTGCAATGATTGTATTGGTTTTATTTGTTGGGGCCCCGATCAAGCCCATGCGTTTAGTCGGACAAGGTGTAGTGAAATTAGCAATAGGTGTTTTATTTTTATTTTTCTTGAATGTATTCGGTGGGGCAATTGGCCTTCATGTACCTATTAATCTTTTTACAACAGCGATTGCTGGTTTTTTAGGTGTTTTTGGTCTCGCTTCTCTTACAGCAATTCATATTTTTCTAATTGTCTAG
- a CDS encoding YaaL family protein, translating into MGKKYKKKHVDEELLDTIFILERDWKSIEGIVEKSIEPTTTAINKEKFAQAKYLFLLREARHRKISAIRYD; encoded by the coding sequence ATGGGGAAAAAGTATAAAAAAAAGCACGTGGATGAAGAATTACTCGATACCATTTTCATCCTAGAAAGAGACTGGAAAAGTATAGAAGGAATTGTTGAAAAAAGTATCGAGCCTACAACAACTGCGATTAACAAAGAAAAGTTTGCACAGGCGAAATATTTATTCCTACTCCGTGAGGCAAGACACCGTAAAATTAGTGCCATTCGTTATGATTAA
- the recR gene encoding recombination mediator RecR: MYYPEPISKLIDSFTKLPGIGPKTAVRLAFFVINMKDDDVLNFANSLVNAKRELTHCSVCGHITDQDPCSICQDNTRDESIICVVQDPKDVIAMEKMREFRGKYHVLHGAISPMDGIGPEDINVPDLINRLKNEDVDELILATNPNIEGEATAMYISRLVRPSGIRTTRIAHGLPVGGDLEYADEVTLSKALEGRREL; encoded by the coding sequence ATGTATTATCCAGAACCGATTTCAAAACTGATTGATAGCTTTACAAAATTGCCAGGTATCGGCCCGAAAACTGCAGTCCGACTGGCTTTTTTTGTTATTAATATGAAAGATGATGATGTACTTAACTTTGCTAATTCATTAGTAAACGCAAAGCGCGAATTGACACATTGTTCGGTTTGTGGTCATATAACAGACCAAGACCCATGCTCGATATGTCAAGATAACACGCGAGATGAGTCAATTATTTGTGTTGTACAGGATCCTAAAGACGTAATCGCAATGGAGAAGATGAGGGAATTCAGGGGGAAATATCATGTGCTCCATGGTGCTATCTCACCAATGGATGGTATTGGTCCAGAGGATATTAATGTACCTGATTTAATTAACCGTCTCAAAAATGAAGATGTAGACGAATTAATTTTAGCTACAAACCCAAACATTGAAGGGGAAGCTACTGCGATGTATATTTCACGTCTTGTTAGACCGTCAGGCATTCGTACAACACGGATTGCTCATGGTTTACCAGTTGGTGGCGACTTGGAATATGCAGACGAAGTAACGTTATCTAAAGCGCTAGAAGGACGAAGAGAATTGTAG
- a CDS encoding YbaB/EbfC family nucleoid-associated protein, whose translation MKGNMGNMMKQMQKMQKKMMAAQDELHELTFEATAGGGMVTVSANGKKEITDVQIKEEVVDPDDLEMLQDLILAATNDVLKQIEDKTNETMGQFTKGMNMPGGMF comes from the coding sequence ATGAAAGGTAATATGGGAAACATGATGAAGCAAATGCAGAAAATGCAAAAGAAAATGATGGCAGCACAGGATGAATTACACGAGTTGACGTTTGAGGCAACAGCTGGTGGTGGAATGGTTACTGTATCAGCTAACGGTAAAAAAGAAATTACAGATGTACAGATAAAGGAAGAAGTTGTGGATCCAGATGATTTAGAAATGCTTCAGGATTTAATTTTGGCTGCAACAAACGATGTATTAAAACAAATTGAAGATAAAACAAACGAAACTATGGGACAATTCACAAAAGGAATGAATATGCCTGGAGGAATGTTCTAG
- the dnaX gene encoding DNA polymerase III subunit gamma/tau, translated as MSYQALYRVWRPKNFTDVVGQSHITRTLQNAIEQEKFSHAYLFSGPRGTGKTSAAKIFAKTINCEKAPVREPCNECAACRGIQDGSISDVIEMDAASHTSVEDIREIRDKVKYASSVVPYKVYIIDEVHMISVNAFNALLKTLEEPPKHVVFILATTEPHKIPLTIISRCQRFDFKPITSQAIVERMRIIMDQEEIAVSSDALETVALAAEGGMRDALSILDQAISYSGKSVTLPDVLAVTGGVSQQVLTDIVQKMYEKDVQEALKLLDDIIQNGKDPGRFVFDLIYFLRDLMLYQSAPSLEGILERAIIDDRFKELAELVTGNWIQDAIMELNQCQQEIKWSNSPKVFIEIAILSLSTTDTKQVGNTEPVNTAVNDEALQKLAGKVDLLEKELQKWKSQASATNASPQKETRRAQPRASKNSYKTPYEKIRHVLQAAEKASLKQVQSQWGSFLGSLKTTNAPAHATIQDSKPAAASDSALVVAFKYEIHCSLFLDNRETVESVLAKSIGKELTIIPIPENNWQELRNEYINKQEATTNQQEEAAADPLIEEARKLVGDDLLEIHD; from the coding sequence ATGAGCTATCAAGCATTATATCGCGTATGGCGTCCGAAGAATTTTACGGATGTTGTGGGACAATCACATATAACACGTACATTGCAAAATGCGATAGAGCAGGAAAAATTTTCGCATGCTTATTTGTTTTCAGGGCCTCGTGGAACTGGAAAAACGAGTGCTGCAAAGATTTTTGCCAAAACAATTAACTGTGAAAAGGCACCTGTTCGTGAGCCTTGTAATGAATGTGCCGCATGTCGTGGAATTCAAGATGGGTCTATTTCTGATGTCATTGAAATGGATGCGGCATCACATACAAGTGTAGAAGATATTCGTGAAATTCGTGACAAGGTAAAATATGCATCAAGTGTTGTTCCCTACAAAGTGTACATTATTGATGAAGTACATATGATATCTGTTAACGCTTTTAACGCGCTTTTAAAGACTTTAGAGGAACCTCCAAAGCATGTGGTATTTATTTTAGCGACAACCGAACCGCATAAGATTCCATTAACGATTATTTCACGTTGCCAACGGTTTGATTTTAAACCAATTACGAGTCAGGCAATCGTAGAAAGAATGCGTATTATCATGGATCAGGAAGAAATAGCTGTATCATCTGACGCGCTTGAAACAGTCGCTTTAGCAGCAGAGGGTGGAATGCGTGATGCGCTAAGCATTTTGGATCAAGCGATATCATATAGTGGTAAAAGTGTTACATTGCCAGATGTTCTTGCTGTAACTGGTGGTGTTTCGCAACAGGTTCTCACCGACATTGTACAAAAAATGTACGAGAAAGATGTCCAAGAGGCACTAAAATTGCTAGATGATATCATACAAAACGGAAAAGATCCAGGAAGATTTGTATTCGACCTTATATACTTTCTTCGTGATCTTATGCTTTATCAGAGTGCACCATCACTGGAAGGCATTCTAGAGCGAGCAATAATAGATGACCGATTTAAAGAACTAGCAGAACTCGTAACTGGTAATTGGATTCAAGATGCTATTATGGAATTGAATCAATGCCAACAAGAAATAAAATGGAGTAACAGTCCGAAAGTTTTCATCGAAATTGCTATATTGAGTCTTTCAACAACTGATACGAAACAAGTCGGTAACACGGAACCTGTAAATACTGCGGTTAACGATGAAGCTCTTCAAAAGCTAGCGGGCAAAGTAGATCTGCTTGAAAAGGAATTGCAAAAGTGGAAAAGTCAGGCATCAGCAACTAATGCTAGTCCCCAAAAAGAAACAAGGCGAGCACAACCTAGAGCGTCTAAAAATAGTTACAAAACACCATATGAAAAAATTCGTCACGTCTTACAAGCAGCTGAGAAGGCCTCATTAAAACAGGTTCAGTCACAGTGGGGATCATTTTTAGGTTCTTTAAAGACGACTAATGCCCCTGCACATGCAACTATTCAAGATAGTAAACCTGCTGCAGCATCTGATAGTGCACTCGTTGTTGCTTTTAAATATGAAATACATTGTTCTTTATTTTTGGATAATCGGGAGACCGTTGAGTCCGTATTAGCTAAATCAATTGGAAAAGAGTTAACGATTATTCCTATTCCAGAGAATAATTGGCAAGAATTACGAAATGAATATATTAACAAACAAGAAGCAACAACTAATCAACAAGAAGAAGCTGCAGCTGATCCACTTATAGAAGAAGCACGAAAACTTGTTGGTGATGACCTGTTGGAAATACATGATTAG
- the tadA gene encoding tRNA adenosine(34) deaminase TadA: protein MDEVFMQEAIKQALQAKDRNEVPIGAVIVFEGEVIATGYNVRETVQSTLSHAELIAIQEANAKLGSWRLEDCTLYVTLEPCPMCAGAIVQSRIKRVVFGAFDPKAGCAGSLMNLLNDSRFNHQVALESGVMEEECSQLLTNFFRELRMKRKNKG, encoded by the coding sequence ATGGATGAAGTATTTATGCAGGAAGCAATAAAGCAAGCATTGCAGGCAAAAGATCGAAATGAAGTTCCGATCGGTGCGGTAATTGTCTTTGAAGGTGAAGTGATCGCGACCGGATATAATGTTCGTGAAACGGTACAATCTACATTGTCACATGCTGAATTAATTGCAATTCAAGAGGCAAATGCAAAGCTTGGTAGTTGGCGCTTAGAAGATTGTACGTTGTATGTCACATTGGAGCCATGTCCAATGTGTGCTGGTGCCATCGTGCAATCTAGAATTAAACGTGTTGTATTTGGAGCATTCGATCCAAAAGCAGGCTGTGCGGGGTCGTTAATGAATTTGTTAAATGATTCCCGCTTCAATCACCAAGTGGCACTTGAGAGTGGGGTCATGGAAGAAGAATGTAGTCAATTACTTACTAATTTTTTCCGGGAATTACGAATGAAAAGAAAGAATAAGGGTTAA
- a CDS encoding isochorismatase family cysteine hydrolase, with the protein MEQSLQNTAVIFIDIINDFNFERGERLLKHTKEILPHLKKLKRYAKDNKVPVIYVNDHYGLWQADYNKLINHCKNENSQEIIEEMQPDHDDYFLIKPKHSAFFQTPLESLLIELGKTNLILAGIAGDICILFTAKDAYMYEYSLRVPENCIASNEKKGNEYSLYLMRSVMDAKTDTI; encoded by the coding sequence ATGGAACAATCCTTGCAAAATACCGCTGTTATCTTTATTGATATTATAAATGATTTTAACTTTGAACGTGGAGAAAGACTACTCAAGCATACAAAAGAAATACTACCACACTTAAAAAAGCTGAAACGATATGCCAAAGATAACAAAGTTCCTGTTATTTATGTTAATGATCATTACGGTTTATGGCAAGCAGATTACAATAAGCTAATCAACCATTGTAAAAATGAAAACAGTCAGGAAATAATTGAAGAAATGCAACCAGATCATGATGATTACTTTTTAATTAAACCAAAGCACTCTGCGTTTTTTCAAACCCCATTAGAATCGCTGTTAATTGAGCTTGGTAAGACGAATCTAATTTTAGCTGGCATCGCTGGCGACATTTGCATTTTATTTACAGCGAAGGACGCTTATATGTATGAGTACTCACTACGGGTACCTGAAAATTGTATAGCTTCAAATGAAAAAAAAGGAAATGAATACTCCTTATATTTAATGCGATCGGTCATGGATGCAAAAACAGATACTATTTAA
- a CDS encoding glycoside hydrolase family 18 protein: MQIHVVKQGDTIFNIANTYNTPMETIINANELDAPGALVVGQAIVIPIIGQFYFVQSGESLSSIAQKFGIPYQELARINNIPAGNTLPVGFRLYIPPQAEPNIVSNAYIEPYGDTVSDTLETAARKQSPFLTYLAPFSYTVNRDGSLNAPPLNNFKTIAENNDTTLMLAVTNLENGEFSAELGHIILTVQAVQNNLLDNIVNTATTVGFSDVHFDFEFLPPEDREAYNNFLRKAKERLSQAGLLMSTALAPKTSATQEGAWYEAHDYAAHGEIADFVVLMTYEWGYSGGPPLPVSPINNVREVVDFALSVMPAEKILLGQNLYGYDWTLPYMEGGEIADALSPQQAITLARTENVAIEYDQEAQAPFFTYFDAQGSRHEVWFEDARSIQAKFNMIKELNLLGISYWKLGLAFPQNWLLLQANFNIVKRG, from the coding sequence ATGCAAATTCATGTAGTAAAACAAGGGGACACAATTTTTAATATAGCAAATACATATAACACGCCAATGGAAACCATTATTAATGCCAATGAATTAGATGCACCAGGTGCGCTAGTAGTCGGGCAAGCAATCGTGATACCTATTATTGGACAATTTTACTTTGTCCAAAGTGGGGAAAGTTTATCTTCCATCGCTCAGAAGTTTGGTATACCTTATCAAGAATTAGCACGAATCAATAATATTCCTGCTGGAAACACGCTGCCTGTTGGATTCCGATTATATATTCCACCTCAAGCCGAACCAAACATTGTTTCAAATGCATATATAGAACCATATGGAGATACAGTATCAGACACCCTAGAAACAGCCGCCAGAAAACAATCACCATTCCTTACTTATTTAGCACCATTTAGTTATACGGTTAATCGAGATGGTAGTCTAAATGCTCCCCCATTGAATAATTTCAAAACGATTGCAGAAAACAACGATACAACACTAATGCTTGCTGTAACAAATCTAGAAAATGGCGAATTCAGTGCAGAGCTTGGCCATATCATCTTGACGGTTCAAGCGGTACAAAACAATCTACTAGATAACATTGTTAATACGGCGACAACTGTTGGATTTTCGGATGTTCATTTTGATTTTGAATTTTTGCCACCTGAAGACCGGGAGGCATATAACAACTTTTTGCGAAAGGCAAAAGAACGTTTATCACAAGCTGGTTTACTCATGTCCACAGCACTTGCACCAAAAACAAGTGCGACACAAGAGGGCGCGTGGTACGAAGCGCATGATTACGCAGCACATGGTGAAATTGCAGATTTCGTTGTACTCATGACTTACGAATGGGGCTATAGCGGAGGTCCACCGCTTCCCGTTTCACCAATAAATAATGTGCGTGAAGTTGTTGACTTTGCATTATCGGTAATGCCTGCTGAGAAAATTTTACTGGGTCAAAACTTATATGGCTATGATTGGACACTTCCATACATGGAAGGTGGTGAAATAGCAGACGCTCTTAGCCCCCAGCAAGCAATTACTTTAGCACGAACAGAAAATGTAGCGATTGAATACGATCAAGAAGCACAAGCACCCTTCTTCACCTATTTTGATGCACAGGGAAGTAGACATGAAGTCTGGTTTGAGGACGCTAGATCTATTCAGGCAAAGTTTAACATGATAAAAGAGTTGAATTTACTAGGAATTAGTTACTGGAAGCTAGGATTAGCATTTCCACAAAACTGGTTGCTTTTGCAAGCGAACTTCAACATTGTAAAAAGAGGATGA